Sequence from the Pseudomonas sp. 7SR1 genome:
GCCTCGCGAATCATGGTTTTTTCAGCATCGTTGAGGCGATTCCAGGTCTTCTGGCTGATAATCAACGATTGCGGGTTGAAGATATGGCCCGTGACGGACAGGTATTTCTGCACCTCGTAGAACTTGTTGCCCTCGATCACCGTGAACGGGTTCTCCTGGCCGTCGATGGTGTGTTGTTCAAGACCGGTGTAGACCTCGGGGAACGCCATCGGCACGGGGTTGGCCCCCAGCGCGGAGAAGGTTTCCAGGTAGATGGGCGACTGAATGACCCGAATCTTCAGGCCCTGCATGTCTTCGAGCCGGTTCACCGGATGCTTGCTGTTGGTCAGGTGGCGAAACCCCAGGTCCCAGTAGCCCAGGCCGACCAACCCTTTGCTGTCCAGTTGCGCTGCGAGCTTCTGGCCGACCGGTCCGTCGATCACCGCATGGGCCTCGGCGGCGTCGTTGAACAGAAACGGAAAGTCGAGCATGGCGAAGTCCGGTGCCTGGGCCGCCAGGATGCCCGAGTTGAGCACGGTGATATCCAGCGTACCGCCCTGCAGGGCAGACACCGTCTGCACGTCACCGCCCAGCGTGCCGCCGGGGAACAGGCGGACCTTGATCTTGCCGCCGCTCTTTTCGCTGAGCAGGTCGGCGAACTTCTGCGCCCCCTGGCCCTGTGGATGTTCCTTGACGTTCTGGAACGCGAATCGCAGGGTGCGCTCGCGTATCTCGTCCGCATGGCCGGCCACGCTGCCCAGCAGCAACCCCGTCGCACATGCCCCGGCCAACAGGGTCTTCATCAGTTTTCGCATGTCACTCTCCATTCATTATTGTTGTTGAGGTCGAGCTGACCAGGCTTGCACCGGGCTCATCCGGTGAAGAACTTCAACGGCCCGAGGACCAGTTGCGGGAACAGCACCAGCAGGAACAGCACCACGAATTGCGCGAGCATGAACGGCCAGACCCCGCGGACGATCTCCTCGAAATCCAGCTTCGCCACGCCGCACACCACATTCAGTACCGTGCCCACGGGCGGGGTGATCAGGCCGATGGCCGTATTGATCAGAAACAGCACGCCGAAATACACCGGATCGATCCCCGCCTGGATGACCGCGGGCATCAGCACCGGCGTGAGGATGAGGATGGTCGGCGTCATGTCCATGACCGTTCCCACCAGGATGATCAACGCCATCATCACCAGCAGCAGGAGGGTCTGGTTGTCCATGAAGGGTGCCAGCAGCTCCGCCAACTGACCCG
This genomic interval carries:
- a CDS encoding TRAP transporter substrate-binding protein, translated to MRKLMKTLLAGACATGLLLGSVAGHADEIRERTLRFAFQNVKEHPQGQGAQKFADLLSEKSGGKIKVRLFPGGTLGGDVQTVSALQGGTLDITVLNSGILAAQAPDFAMLDFPFLFNDAAEAHAVIDGPVGQKLAAQLDSKGLVGLGYWDLGFRHLTNSKHPVNRLEDMQGLKIRVIQSPIYLETFSALGANPVPMAFPEVYTGLEQHTIDGQENPFTVIEGNKFYEVQKYLSVTGHIFNPQSLIISQKTWNRLNDAEKTMIREAAAQAQHFQREVTAASMDKAKATLAGAMTVNELTPAEKDRFRERVRPVIDKFAQSLDANLVKMMYDEIAKVRAGQ